In the Sedimentisphaera cyanobacteriorum genome, GATTTTTTCAAATCCCTCTCGGCAGCCTTTCTCATCTCTGTATCCTTCTGCAGACGCTCAATCATAAGATTGAACTCATGTCCGAGAAGATCAATCTCATCCTTGCCTTCTTCCTGCATCATTCGAACCAAAACACCGCTGTGTCGGATTTTAATAATATGGTCTATAAGGGTTTCCAGCCTTTGACCGATCGTTCTGTAAACAATGAAGAGAATGAGAAGCAGTGTAACAAGGCCGGTAACGATCTTGGTGAAAATATTTACCTTATTTGCAGTGCTGGCTCTTGCTGCTATCGAGGAAGGTACTTCTATCTTAAGTGCATACTTTTCAGAATTGCCCAAACCTTCCAAAGCTATATGGGCAATAAATTTTCCGCCTCCTTTTCTGCGAATGTCAAGCTCACCCTCCTCGTGTTCTTTGGAGAATGGTCCTTTGTTTTGAGGTACAATCTCAATCTTGTCGCCGGTTTTTGCTGATATACCGCTTGCAATCTTATCCCCGAAAAGCTCGCAAACTATAACCGTCCCAACCACTTTCCCTTCACTGATAACAGGGGCTGCTGAGATAAGAGTCATACCTTCAGATGTTTCTGTCAGTCCGTAGCGTCTTGTCTCAGGATTATTTAGATTGAGATTATTGTCTCTTATGAAATTTTCGGTAAACACCTCACGCCATTCTTCACTGCCGGAATTGTAAACCACCTCGGCATTTATATTGAGTATTACAACATTTTCAATGCTCGTAATTTCTTTAATATTTGATACGAAATCCTTATGTTCATTACCATCGCTTTTTATGAAGCTTGCGGCTGCTTGGAGTTTGCCCAGCTCTTGAGAAGTGCTGCGCAGGCGCTTCCTGTCGTTATCAATAGTGCCTGCATACCACATAAGGTATTTCTCAAGGTTTTGCCTGTCGCTTTTAACTTGAGTTGATTCTGAAACAACCTTGTGAATACCTATATCCACTATAACGTTTATGCCTATCATAAAGGCAACAACTAAAACTATTTTTGAGCCTATGGACATTAAAATCCTTAATCTTTAATTTGTCTTTAATAATCCGCTCGAATGATTATTGATTTTTCGTTCTCGATTGTCAATAAGACAATTGAAATAAATCAGATTATTTTGCAGTTTGCCCGCCTTCGGGCGTATTTTTTTCTGGTATAGCAACTGAAAAGGCTATGAAAAAGACAGCAGAAAGAAAAATGCCGTAGGCGCTCGGGTCCAGACCGTATTTTGCGATCGGGGCGGGAAGCTTTAATATATTAGTAAGCATCAGAAGCGTAGGCACTCCGCCTGCAAGCATTCCCGCAAGCGCACCGGCCGAGCTGGATTTCTTCCAGAAGTATGCCCCGAGAGTTGGCACAAAGAGCCCCGATACCATAAATGAATATGCGTACAGGATGGCATTAAGCACCGTGCTGAACTGAGCAGCCAGTATTACTGCAAGAGTTCCGATTACAAATGTAGCAGCCATTGACAGCCTTACTGAGGTCTTGTGAGATTTTTTCCCAATAATATGCCTTTCCAGCAGGTCGTTTACGAAATTTCCTGATGAGGCCATCATGCAGCTGTCAGCTGTTGACATTATTGCAGAGAAATACGATGCGATTACTATGCCCGTTACCCCTATCGGCAGAACATCCCTTATAAGCATTGGCAGGGCGGCTTCGCTGTCTGCCTCAGGATATATAACCCTTGCGCACATTCCAAGAAAAACGCCGGTAAACGCCATCACCGGGTATTCAAGCAGACCTGCTGTAAACCACGCCTTTCTTGCTTGCTTTTCATCTTTGCAGGCATACATCCTTTGATAAAGTGTCATGCCAATAAGCCAGATGGGGATTATTGTTACCATCCAGTTTATGAATGTAGAAGCTTCTATATTAGTAAGCGTAAAGTATTCTTTAGGCAGAGTTTCTCTCAATGCTGAAAGCCCGCCGATTTCGAAGAGTGTAGCGGGTATAGTGATGAATATAAGCCCGCTGAGCAGTATCATCCATTGGATTGTGTCTGTATATATTACGGCTTTAAGGCCGCCGAAAACTGTGTAAACAACTGTTATTACCGCTATCACTAACAGAGAAAACAAAATCGGGTCCATCTCGAAGGGGTTTTTCTGGAGAATTGTTGTAGAGGCGAGCTTAGCACCGGCAAGCATCTGAGCTCCTGTAAAGCCGAGATAACCAATACCTGAGATTAATGCCGCTGCCAGAGCAACCTTGTCGCTGTATTTATAACGCAGAAAGTCTGGATATGTCAGATAGCCCTCTTTTTCATCAAGCTTCTTGATTTTGGGTATTATAAATACAGCAGTCAGCCATGCGCCTATAAGGCCGGTAAATAAAAGCCAGCTTCCAGAAAGTCCCATAGCAAAGCCAACGCCGCCCAGGCCTATTGAAAATCCTCCGCCCACGTCCGTGGCTACGATTGAAAAACCCACATGTGTTGCTTTGATAGACCTGCTGCCTACATAATAATCCTCAGAGCTTTTGTTTTTGAAGAAGTGATAAAAACCAACCCCTAAAACGCAAAGCATATAAATGCCGAATATCAGGTAGTCTATAATATTCATATATAGTCGGGCGCCTCCAATTGATTAAAGAAGAAAATATTCGAATACACAGATTTACCTCTTTTCCTCCAGCCGATTAATTCTAATGTAATAATAGTATTTGTCAAAATAACTGTTTTGGGTAGAATGCGCAAGGAACAATGAAAAAACTATTCAGTTATATTTTAGGGTGAAACTGCAAGTGTTTATTTTGCCCTTGAAAGGTACGGATTTGCCCGTTTGCCGTTTTTATCATAAAGATTATTTTGTTATTACAGCTAAAAAGAAAGAATATAAATGAAAGAACTTTTTTTATCAGGTCTTTTGTTTCTTTTAACGTTTAATCTATTCTGCCCGGAAGCATTTGCTCTTAAAAAAAGTAAGCTTCGTGAATGGGGTCAGGAAAGTATGTCAAAAATACAGAACGATTTCAGAATGCCAGACGGCCTTTACTGCAAAACGCTTTTAGACAGGACACCCGCGTATGCATGGGGACAGGGAATCGTATTCGGTGCTTTAGCGGCTGTGGCAAAAGTGGACAAGAGCTACCTCGCAGAAGCAGAAGCTCTGGCCGATTTAATACAAAGCAGATACTGGTGCAGCTCAGGCGGACTTTCCGCCTACAACGCCTCTGCTGGAGGCTGCGGGGACAGATACACAGACGATAATGCATGGATTGTTCTGGCAATGCTCGAGCTTTATGATATTACCGGTAAGGATATATATATTGAAAGATCTGCGCAAGCTATGGACTTTATTATGGAATTTGAAAACGGCCCTGATAATACCCCTTCTGGCGGCATTCGCTGGCACGAATCCAACACATGCGGAACAAGAACCTGTTCAACAGCTCCGGTCTGCCTTGCTAATTTAATCCTTTACAGCAATACTGGCGAAAACAGGTACCTTGAAAACGGGCTTCGAATATACGAGTGGGCGCGTGATTACGGTTTACAGTCTGATAGAGGCACGTTTTATGAAGGCGTGCATTGTGATGGGAGTTTGGATTATGTAAAGCTTGGATACGATACTGCGCCGTTTCTGCAGGCTGCCGTGGAGCTGTATGAGATTACCGGCGAACAGCAGTATCTCCGCCAAGCCCAGAATATGGCTTATGCCTTAGAAACAGAGATGATTAATGCACGAACCAACGTTCTGCATCAAACCGGAAAATGGGGCGGCCACGATATGACAAATGCCTTTGTTGATCTCTATGAGGCGGATAAAAATCAGAGATGGATAAATCTTGCCGCCGGATATATTAGATTTCTTCACGACAGCTGCATGGCCGATGGCCGCTATCCAGCAGACTGGGACAATGCAAGCGGGGAGGTTTCTGATGACCTGATAGACCAGGCATCTGCAGCAAGGGCATATTGGACACTCGCAAGGACTCAGGGCGGGGCAGCGCCTGAATATCCAATTCTGCTGTTTAATCACTGCAGCTATCAGGGCTGGTCTCTCGGCTTGGATTACGGCAGCTACACGCTTGAAGATTTGAATTTCCGGGGAGTGTTGAACAATTCCGTTTCCTCTTTTATGCTGGAAGATAACTGCAATGTAAGGCTCTATGATGCAGGCAATTTGAGCGGTGAGAGACTTACAAAAACACTCAGCGATAACTGCTTGAATTATGAGGGATGGGGCGATAAAACTTCCTCGCTGATAATTTCAAACAGCTGCTCTGCTGATTCTATTAACCCGCTGATAAAAACCGGAAACAGCGAATGGACGAATTCATCTGTCTGCTATGCGGAGGTTGGCGATTCAGTAAGCTTTCAGGCTCAAACTGATTCATTAAACTGCAGCTGGAAAGGCCCCAACGGATTTACATCTTCTGGAAATGTTATTAAATTCGAGCCTGCTTTGCTGTTGCATTCGGGTGTTTATACCACAGTCTGCACGAATTCTTGCGGAACTGTAAGCGAAAAGATGTTCAAACTGAATGTTTCCAATCCGGAAGGTTTCCCGCAGGAGCGTTCAAATCTGGCATTGAATAAGCCGGTTTCAGCTGACAGCAATATAAGCGGGGAATATCCAGCTCTGGCCGTGGACGGCTCTCTTCGTAATAACAGTAAATGGTGCGCAAGTTCAGGACGTATAGAGCCTCATTGGATCACTGTAGATCTGGGAGATTATTACGATGTTGACACATTTGTCGTTGCCCATGCCGCAGCAGGAGGCGAATATGAAGGCTGGAATACAAGCAATTTCTGCATTCAGGCAAGCCAAAACGGACAAGGCGGATGGGACGATATCCTCTGCATTGAAGGAAATTCCGGCAGCATAACCAGAGGAGTTTTAGAAGACCCGGAAAGGATTCGCTTCGTAAGGCTGAACATAACTTCTCCAACTCAGGGAGCAGATTCGGCAGTTCGAATTTATGAGTTTCAGATTTTCGAGGCCTTCGCTGAGCATTGTCTAAAATCAGACATAGCCGGCGATTCAAAAGACCCGGACTGTGTTGTTGACATACAGGATTACTCCTCGGTTTCGCAAAGTTGGGCAGAATTTCAAAACACCGGAATTGTTGAAAATTCATTGAGTGATTTTAACGGTGATTCAGCTTTAAGTATTGATGATTTGTTTATTTTCTCCGAGAGATGGCTAAGCTGCATAGGTTCAGGATGTTTGTAACAAGAGCAATTGGAGTGGATGCCGGCTTTTTTGAAAAAAATGCTTGTTTTTGATTTGTAAAACAATAAAATTTTTGTTTCGTTGTGCTGCAGTAATCGGAAGTTCTGCTCCGAGAGGATGCGGCAGGAATATAAAGGGCTTCCCGCCCGCAAGCAGAACTTATCTTGAAGGAGATTGAATTTATGGGAAATTACACAGAACCAAAAGTAAAGCTCAGCAGGGCTCTCGGGGTTCCGGTAGCGGAAACGCCCAAGCACGTTAGCCCGAAGAAGACCAACCGCCCGGGAGCGCACGGGTACAGAAGGCAGAAGCCTACCCTTTACGGAGTTCAGCTCAAAGAAAAGCAGAAAATCGCTTACTACTACAACATCAAGAACAACCAGCTTAGAAGGTATATGAAACTTGCAGAGTCTTCAAAGGATGCCTCAGACAAGGTTTTTCAGACACTTCTGGAAACAAGGCTGGATAATGTAGTTCGCAGGCTTCGCTGGGCAAGAACCATTTGGCAGGCAAGGCAGATGGTATCTCACGCTCATTTCAAACTCAACGGCCGAAGGGTGGATATCCCGTCTGTTAGAGTCAAACCCGGCGATGTGATTGAGGTGAAAGAACGAAGCAAAAAGTTTGTTCAGCAGGCTGCAGAAGAGGCCGGTTCGCTCGGACTCTCAGTTCCGGAATGGATTGCCTCAGATACTTCAAATATGAAGGCCTCCATCACAAGGCTGCCGGAATTTGATGAAGTTCGTCTTCCGTTTGATGTAGATTTCTCGAAGATTATCGAGTTTTACACGCTTTAGCCTTTCGGCTTAAAAAGACTTTCAAACAGCGGTGCAGGCTTGCATCGCTGTTTTTTTGTGGCTGATATTTCATCAAAACCGAAAATAGTTATTGCAAATTAGAAAGTAAAGTTTAGTATAAATACCTGTGTTTCTGAGAACAAAAAGTTAGGTTTATAAGCCGAGGGAGATATGTCAAGGGAGCCGAATTATTTTAACATAGGGCTTTTCTTATTAACAGCCCTGCTTCTGCTTGTAGTAGGGGTTGTTGTATTTGGCACAGGTGCTGTAGGTGCTAAGAAAATATATATGGAGTCTTATTTTGATGAGTCTATTCAGGGTTTAAGCGTAGGGTCGCCTCTTAAGTACAGAGGGGTGGAGATTGGCAGGGTTGAAAGCATAGATCTCGCCTCAAAAGTTTACAACAGCCAGCTAAAAGACAACCAAATCAATAAGTACGGAAAGTATGTTCGAGTTGTAACTGCGGTGGACCCGCAGAGTGCACCGGAAAGTTTAATAAAAAAAGATGACCTTTCAGAAACTAATCTTCGTGTCCGCGTTACTGCCCAAGGGATTACGGGAATATCCTTTCTTGATGTTGATTATTTTACTCCAGCAGAAGACTATCCCGTTTTGGAGTATTCATGGGAGCCGGAATATAAGTGCATACCTTCCACTGAAAGTATGATGAACAGCTTTCTGTCCAAGGCAGAGGACATAATGAAAGAGGTGTCGAAAGTTAAATTTGGCCAAATCTCCAGTGAGCTGAATGCCCTTCTATCTAAGACCAACAAAGCTGTTGATGATACGCGTATTGAAAAACTATCCGATAATTTCATAGCTTTGACAGACGATTTAACAAACACCTCAGAGACTGCGAGGAAACTTATTTCCGATTTGGATATATCTTTGAAAGAGGGACAGTTAAAGAGTCTTCAGGATTCTGCTATTGATACACTTGAAAAGATTCAGGATTCTGCAGGTGAGTTTGATAAAGGTATTGCTTCTTTCGATAAACTCTGCAATAATGCTAATGAACTTTTAGATATAGAAGACGTGGAAGCCGAAAATGTTACTGTTCCTGAGCTTCTCCAACAGCTCAGGGATACCCTTATACAGATAAGAACTATGGCCGCTTCAAATTCACGCAGCATCGAAAAACTCATTGATAACAGCAAGAGGCTTACGGATAAACTTAACGAAACTGCCGAAAAAATCAATCAGCAGCCTTCAACGGTAATTTTTTCTAATCCTCCAGAAAAGTCTGAGGTGCTTAAATGAGACAACTGATTATTATTCTTACTGCCGCTTTTATGTGCGGCTGTGCAAGCGAAACGATGAGCGTAAAAGATTTGTATTTGCTGGAGCCAGACCTGCCTGAAGAGAGTTTGGAGGCTCCTGAATTGCCAATAAATGTCGGGCATTTCTATACAGCAGATGCGTTTGACTACAAAAATTTTACTTACCGAAAAGCTGAAGGCGTTTATGAGATAGACCATTACAGGAAATTCATTTCCCCTAAGAACTCAATGGTACAAAGCCGCCTGAGTCAATGGCTTGATTCAATCGGATTCAATGTTCAGCCGGAAAACATCAAAAGCGAATATATTATCACCGGCATAATCAACGAATTCTATGCTGATTTTGAAAACAAGCCGAAACCTGAAGCGGTAATAGAGCTGAAGATATTTATATCTACAAGAAACGCCGATCCGATAAGCTCAAAAACATTCAAAGCTAGAAAATTGATTCGTGAAGCCGATGAGAAAAATACCATTGATTCCTGGGAGCAGTGTTTAGAGGAAATCTTTCCTGAAGCTGCCCAGTTTATCTCAAACGCAGTTAAGGCAAGGCTCGATGAGAATCAGTGAAATATTCTATTCGATCCAAGGTGAGGGGCGTCTTGCCGGCGTACCGTCCTTATTTATCCGTACAGCGGGCTGCCCACTGAACTGCCCATGGTGCGATACTGATTATGCAAAATCATTTGAGGAGGGTGAAGAAATGAGCGTTGCTCAAATCCTTCGCAGAGCTGAGGCAAGGGAAGGCAGCAATGTCGTAATCACTGGAGGTGAGCCGTTAATACAGGAAGAATTACCAGAACTCTGCTACGCCCTGCGAGGGATCTGCCCGCATATTACTTTAGAGACAAGCGGGATACTCCCTGCAGATGACCTTGCGGTGGATCTTATGAGCATAAGCCCGAAGCTGAGCAATTCAGTTGGCGATGCAGAAAAATCCGCTGAGTATTTTCATCCGGAGATTATCTCGGAGCTTATAGAGGAGTATTCCTCGCAGATAAAATTTGTAATATCTGATTTGCAGGATGTACTTGAAGCGGGCAGGGCGGTGGAACAGATATCGGCCATCGGAAGGGCTGATCTAATGCTTATGCCTTTGGCTTCTACTCTCGAGGAATACCAAATCAAGGCGTCTGAAGTTGCTCAGTACTGTCTTGGTTTTGGATACACCTTCTGCCCGCGTTTGCAGCTCACCTTGTTTGGCGGCGGAAGAGGGGCTTAAAAGCTCTTATGGCAAGAAAAAGAGTAATAATCGACTGCTACACTGATGAACCTGCCGGTCTTGGAGTGCCTCCGTTTTTAGGAACGCATCCGAGGATAGTTTTCGGAGAACTCAAAGGAAAGGCAGACTGCCTAACTATAGACGACCTGCGAGTGTTTTCGTTAGCTATGAAACTTACCGACAGCAAGCTCGATCCTCCTACAGGCAAAACACGAATCGATCTCTTGAACCGAACCAGAAGCCCTGAAGAGGTTAAAAAACTGCTAAGCTCTGCTGACCAGATTATTGCAGTTGCAGGCCTTCAGACTCCCGGTAAATATCTTGCCGCTCAGCCTGCCGGTCTTAAGGAAATCTCGAGGCTGCTGAAACCTTCCAAAGCCACCAAAATCCTCACAGGCCCAGCGGCCTCCGTTGGTACTCAACAGATGGGCGGTTTTGCTGCTGAGATGCCTGAGAGCGGAATATTCAATCATATTCGAGAATACAATTTTGATAATTACGAAGATATGCAGGCCTCTTTTATGAAAGGGGCGGGGCTTCTCAAACAGATACCGTCGGAAAGAATTATCGAGATTGAAACCGGCAGGGGGTGTTCCCGTCGGAGCGGCTGTTCATTTTGCACAGAGCCTCTCAAGCAAAAACTCTCATGGAGAAGCCCGGAGCTGATTATCGAAGAGGTTAAAGAATTAAACGATAACGGGGCTTCACGTTTCAGACTCGGCAAGCAGTCGTGCATATACAGCTATATGAATTCAGATCCCGAAAAAATTGAGCAGCTCCTTTCGGGCATAAAAGCACTTAAGCCTTCGGTTTTCCATATTGACAATGCCAATCCGGCTTTTGTAAATAAAGAGCTTACCGAGCTGTTCGTTAAATATCTCACGCCCGGAAGCACCGCAGCAATGGGAGCGGAAACATTCGATCCGGAGGTTTGCCGGCTAAATAACCTAAACAGTTCACCAGAGAACACGTTCAGAGCGGCAGAGATTATAAATCAGAGCGGGCGGATTTATGGAGATAACGGTATGCCTGCATTGCTTCCCGGTATAAACATTCTGCTCGGCCTTGAAGGTGAAACGGAACGTACTCTTGAGCTGAATCTCCTGACGCTGAAAAATATGCTCGAGAAGGATCTGTTCGTTCGCAGGATAAATATAAGGCAGGTTGTCCCGTTCCCCGGTACAATGCTTTATGAAAGGGCGGGGGACAAATATCTGCGAAAAAACAAACACCTGTACTCCGCGTGGGCTCGCAGGGTTCGAGAAGAGATAGACCTGCCGATGCTCAAGAGGATATTCCCCGAAGGACATAAATTATACGGTCTGCTTGCTGAAACCCACGAGGGAAACGTAACTTTCCTGCGTCATCTGGGCAGCTATCCGATCATCGTAGGCATAAGGCAGAGATTACAGCTCGGTCGGTTTTACGATGCTAAAATTACCGGCCATATGCTCAGAAGTCTCACCGGAGAGCTTATTTAGACTGCTGTCTCTGCCTGCATTCGCTATTAGGTATTAGAACGCTTTTTCTGCGGGTCAGCTTTTGCAGTTTCAAAGCGTCTTACTGCTGCTGGGCTGCTGAGCTTTTAGCGTTTCTGTCTTTTTGAGTCTTCTGATTAGCTGGGTTTTTCGGGCTTATGCTCTGGTTTTTAACCACCTCAGAAGCGGTTTTGATAAACCCTGAAATATCCGCAAGGTCGCTTGGTATTATCATAGTATTGTTAGTTTTGGCAAGCCGGCCGAATTCGCCGATGTACTGCTCAGCAATGCGAAGATTAACCGCATCAGCTCCGCCGGGCTCGTTTATAGCGGTAGAAATCATCTTGAGGCCTTCGGATGTGGCCTTGGCAACAAGCTTGATCTCTGAGGCCCTTCCCGCTGCCTCATTGATCCGCTTCATTTTCTCGCCTTCACTGAGGCTTATAGACTCCTGCTTAACGCCTTCAGCTCGGTTGATCTTTGCCTGTCTCTGCCCTTCGGATTCGGCTATCATAGCCCTCTTCTCACGCTCAGCACGCATTTGTTTTTCCATTGCATCCTTGATGCTCTGGGGCGGGATAATATTTTTTACTTCATATCTTGTTACCTTAACGCCCCAAGGATCTGAAGCATTATCAACAGCATCAACAATTGTCTGATTTATCTCCTCCCGAACCTCGAAAGTTTTGTCGAGTTCGAGTTTGCCTATAACGCTTCTCATAGTTGTCTGAGCGAGCTGGATTGAGGCAAAATGATAATTGTCAATTCCGTAAGATGCTTTCACCGCATCGATAACACGAAGATAAAGTACGCCGTCAACCTCAACGGAAATGTTGTCTTTGGTAATACACTGCTGAGGGGGAACATCAATTGCCTGTTCCTTGAGCGTATGTTTATAGGCCACCTTGTCGATAAACGGGATAAGAATATGAAAGCCTGCGCTGAGTGTTTTTTTGTATTTTCCGAGGGTTTCAATTAGAAATGCAGTTTTCTGAGGAACCACCCGTGCTGTTTTGATAAGTGCAATAACAACCAGAATCCCAAAGAGAAATGCAATGATTCCGCCTACTGATATTTCTGCTATGATAATTGAACCTGACATTTAAGCTTTCTCCTGTAAAAAACTATTTGCCTGCCTTTTTAACAATTAGAGTAAGGTTTTTGTGAGAGATTATCTCAGCATATTCACCTTCTTTTATCCTCTCGCTGCTCTCAGCATTCCACACACTTCCCTGAAACTCAACTTTGCCAATCAGTCCTGGTTTTATTTCCTTGGAAACCTTTACAGTTTTGCCGGTAAAATCGTCTTCATTAAAGTCGTTGAGGCCGCCGCTTTGCTGGTCGCCGTAGAACATACGCTTGGCATATTTTCTCAGAAAAATAAGGCTCAAAACTGAAAACGCTGTAAACATTATCATTTGAGCAGTGAAGCCTACGGTAACAAATCCGGATACCAGCTGAGTGATTATTGCTGTAAGGATTGCACCTATTCCGAAAAACACTACGATAAAACCAGGGAAGGAAAATTCAAGAAAAATCAGAACTATTCCAGCTACCATCCAGAGGAAAAAGGGGTCTGTAAAATTGCTGAGCCAATCCACTTTTTATACCTTTAGAATAAAAATCAATCTTTATCTGCATGCAATATTAACATAAGGCCAAACAAATATCTATAAAAATTCTAATTTTTTCGTGCATTTTTTGCTGTAAAAATAGACCAATGAATGTCCTCTATTATCA is a window encoding:
- the rpsD gene encoding 30S ribosomal protein S4 yields the protein MGNYTEPKVKLSRALGVPVAETPKHVSPKKTNRPGAHGYRRQKPTLYGVQLKEKQKIAYYYNIKNNQLRRYMKLAESSKDASDKVFQTLLETRLDNVVRRLRWARTIWQARQMVSHAHFKLNGRRVDIPSVRVKPGDVIEVKERSKKFVQQAAEEAGSLGLSVPEWIASDTSNMKASITRLPEFDEVRLPFDVDFSKIIEFYTL
- a CDS encoding HAMP domain-containing histidine kinase translates to MSIGSKIVLVVAFMIGINVIVDIGIHKVVSESTQVKSDRQNLEKYLMWYAGTIDNDRKRLRSTSQELGKLQAAASFIKSDGNEHKDFVSNIKEITSIENVVILNINAEVVYNSGSEEWREVFTENFIRDNNLNLNNPETRRYGLTETSEGMTLISAAPVISEGKVVGTVIVCELFGDKIASGISAKTGDKIEIVPQNKGPFSKEHEEGELDIRRKGGGKFIAHIALEGLGNSEKYALKIEVPSSIAARASTANKVNIFTKIVTGLVTLLLILFIVYRTIGQRLETLIDHIIKIRHSGVLVRMMQEEGKDEIDLLGHEFNLMIERLQKDTEMRKAAERDLKKSLDELRRFADVASHDLQEPLRSVTSCVQLLESQYSEKLDEQGKQLIDYAVQGSRRMKGLLKALLSYSNIGNTELETENCECNLIVAQAIKDLQQDINDKNADVKVSDLPAIKGDKMRLQLLFTNLIHNAITYQPEGRKPVIHIESRKTENMWRFEVRDNGIGIEKQYYNQIFIAFKRLHTQQEHEGSGIGLAICKRIVEQHGGKIWVKSEQGVGSSFFFSLPA
- a CDS encoding glycoside hydrolase family 76 protein — encoded protein: MSKIQNDFRMPDGLYCKTLLDRTPAYAWGQGIVFGALAAVAKVDKSYLAEAEALADLIQSRYWCSSGGLSAYNASAGGCGDRYTDDNAWIVLAMLELYDITGKDIYIERSAQAMDFIMEFENGPDNTPSGGIRWHESNTCGTRTCSTAPVCLANLILYSNTGENRYLENGLRIYEWARDYGLQSDRGTFYEGVHCDGSLDYVKLGYDTAPFLQAAVELYEITGEQQYLRQAQNMAYALETEMINARTNVLHQTGKWGGHDMTNAFVDLYEADKNQRWINLAAGYIRFLHDSCMADGRYPADWDNASGEVSDDLIDQASAARAYWTLARTQGGAAPEYPILLFNHCSYQGWSLGLDYGSYTLEDLNFRGVLNNSVSSFMLEDNCNVRLYDAGNLSGERLTKTLSDNCLNYEGWGDKTSSLIISNSCSADSINPLIKTGNSEWTNSSVCYAEVGDSVSFQAQTDSLNCSWKGPNGFTSSGNVIKFEPALLLHSGVYTTVCTNSCGTVSEKMFKLNVSNPEGFPQERSNLALNKPVSADSNISGEYPALAVDGSLRNNSKWCASSGRIEPHWITVDLGDYYDVDTFVVAHAAAGGEYEGWNTSNFCIQASQNGQGGWDDILCIEGNSGSITRGVLEDPERIRFVRLNITSPTQGADSAVRIYEFQIFEAFAEHCLKSDIAGDSKDPDCVVDIQDYSSVSQSWAEFQNTGIVENSLSDFNGDSALSIDDLFIFSERWLSCIGSGCL
- a CDS encoding MlaD family protein; the protein is MSREPNYFNIGLFLLTALLLLVVGVVVFGTGAVGAKKIYMESYFDESIQGLSVGSPLKYRGVEIGRVESIDLASKVYNSQLKDNQINKYGKYVRVVTAVDPQSAPESLIKKDDLSETNLRVRVTAQGITGISFLDVDYFTPAEDYPVLEYSWEPEYKCIPSTESMMNSFLSKAEDIMKEVSKVKFGQISSELNALLSKTNKAVDDTRIEKLSDNFIALTDDLTNTSETARKLISDLDISLKEGQLKSLQDSAIDTLEKIQDSAGEFDKGIASFDKLCNNANELLDIEDVEAENVTVPELLQQLRDTLIQIRTMAASNSRSIEKLIDNSKRLTDKLNETAEKINQQPSTVIFSNPPEKSEVLK
- a CDS encoding radical SAM protein encodes the protein MARKRVIIDCYTDEPAGLGVPPFLGTHPRIVFGELKGKADCLTIDDLRVFSLAMKLTDSKLDPPTGKTRIDLLNRTRSPEEVKKLLSSADQIIAVAGLQTPGKYLAAQPAGLKEISRLLKPSKATKILTGPAASVGTQQMGGFAAEMPESGIFNHIREYNFDNYEDMQASFMKGAGLLKQIPSERIIEIETGRGCSRRSGCSFCTEPLKQKLSWRSPELIIEEVKELNDNGASRFRLGKQSCIYSYMNSDPEKIEQLLSGIKALKPSVFHIDNANPAFVNKELTELFVKYLTPGSTAAMGAETFDPEVCRLNNLNSSPENTFRAAEIINQSGRIYGDNGMPALLPGINILLGLEGETERTLELNLLTLKNMLEKDLFVRRINIRQVVPFPGTMLYERAGDKYLRKNKHLYSAWARRVREEIDLPMLKRIFPEGHKLYGLLAETHEGNVTFLRHLGSYPIIVGIRQRLQLGRFYDAKITGHMLRSLTGELI
- a CDS encoding sodium:solute symporter family protein — encoded protein: MNIIDYLIFGIYMLCVLGVGFYHFFKNKSSEDYYVGSRSIKATHVGFSIVATDVGGGFSIGLGGVGFAMGLSGSWLLFTGLIGAWLTAVFIIPKIKKLDEKEGYLTYPDFLRYKYSDKVALAAALISGIGYLGFTGAQMLAGAKLASTTILQKNPFEMDPILFSLLVIAVITVVYTVFGGLKAVIYTDTIQWMILLSGLIFITIPATLFEIGGLSALRETLPKEYFTLTNIEASTFINWMVTIIPIWLIGMTLYQRMYACKDEKQARKAWFTAGLLEYPVMAFTGVFLGMCARVIYPEADSEAALPMLIRDVLPIGVTGIVIASYFSAIMSTADSCMMASSGNFVNDLLERHIIGKKSHKTSVRLSMAATFVIGTLAVILAAQFSTVLNAILYAYSFMVSGLFVPTLGAYFWKKSSSAGALAGMLAGGVPTLLMLTNILKLPAPIAKYGLDPSAYGIFLSAVFFIAFSVAIPEKNTPEGGQTAK
- a CDS encoding ABC-type transport auxiliary lipoprotein family protein, coding for MRQLIIILTAAFMCGCASETMSVKDLYLLEPDLPEESLEAPELPINVGHFYTADAFDYKNFTYRKAEGVYEIDHYRKFISPKNSMVQSRLSQWLDSIGFNVQPENIKSEYIITGIINEFYADFENKPKPEAVIELKIFISTRNADPISSKTFKARKLIREADEKNTIDSWEQCLEEIFPEAAQFISNAVKARLDENQ
- a CDS encoding SPFH domain-containing protein, with the protein product MSGSIIIAEISVGGIIAFLFGILVVIALIKTARVVPQKTAFLIETLGKYKKTLSAGFHILIPFIDKVAYKHTLKEQAIDVPPQQCITKDNISVEVDGVLYLRVIDAVKASYGIDNYHFASIQLAQTTMRSVIGKLELDKTFEVREEINQTIVDAVDNASDPWGVKVTRYEVKNIIPPQSIKDAMEKQMRAEREKRAMIAESEGQRQAKINRAEGVKQESISLSEGEKMKRINEAAGRASEIKLVAKATSEGLKMISTAINEPGGADAVNLRIAEQYIGEFGRLAKTNNTMIIPSDLADISGFIKTASEVVKNQSISPKNPANQKTQKDRNAKSSAAQQQ
- a CDS encoding 7-carboxy-7-deazaguanine synthase QueE translates to MRISEIFYSIQGEGRLAGVPSLFIRTAGCPLNCPWCDTDYAKSFEEGEEMSVAQILRRAEAREGSNVVITGGEPLIQEELPELCYALRGICPHITLETSGILPADDLAVDLMSISPKLSNSVGDAEKSAEYFHPEIISELIEEYSSQIKFVISDLQDVLEAGRAVEQISAIGRADLMLMPLASTLEEYQIKASEVAQYCLGFGYTFCPRLQLTLFGGGRGA